Part of the Onthophagus taurus isolate NC chromosome 11, IU_Otau_3.0, whole genome shotgun sequence genome is shown below.
aattttatcactAGATACAGCAACCCCAAAAGGTTTTGTACAATTACTAGCGATGGTTTGTCGAAATCTTGTGTCGATGTGTATACATTCAATGCTATTTGTACCAGCATCTGCATAACAAACGTGTTCTCTATCAAAATCTATAACTAAAGAATTTGGTGTCACAACAACAGTTTCATTTACAAAGACTTCTCTTCCCGTTCCGTCTGTGTTTGACCATTCTATTTTTGGTTTACTTCGCTTCCAATCGCTCCAAAATAGTTTTCCTCTTTGAGGATGAACCGCGATGCCCCTCGGATTTGATAGATCCGTTTTAAAAAGTACTCGTCTTAATCGTGTGTCGATGTTAGCAACTTCGATTGTTCGTTTATTTGCATCGGTCCAATAAATGTTTCTTGAAACCCAATCGATTGAAATTCCTTCTGGTGCTCTGATATCGGTGTCCAAAAAGACCTTTTTATCATTGCCTAGATAATTAGAACTTCGAATAGCTTTCCCGGAAATATCGCCCCAATAAATTCTTCCTTCCATACAATCAACATCTAGTCCAACAGCAACTTGCATTGGTCTCACTTGAACAGGTTTTATAAAACTCCTTCCATCAtaattaaaaggaatttttaatgtagCCATTCcttgatttaataaaacaaaattcccGTCGTGTTTTGGAATTGCTTTACAAAAAGTACCATTTCCAATAAAACCTGGGTTACATTCGCAAACGAATTTTCTCGAAGCATCCGTTACACATCTCGCGTACGGATCACACATTGACGGTTcattgttgcaatttttttcttggtaACAAACAAATCCATTTCCAAAATAACCTTCGAGGCATTGACATTCGTATAACTGCGATGTCGAATTTAGTTCGCATTTAGCATTTATTccacaattattattaatattacacCCGACGGGTCTCAATTTACATTCAGCGATACCATCACCCATATATTCTGATTTACAAGAACAATAATGCGTTTCAAGAACGTCATCGAAAAGACAATCGGCGCTTTCGTGGCAAGTTGCACCATCACAATTTCCTTCTAATTGTACGCATATGTTTTGAGTGTCTCTTACCAAACCATCTTTACATATACATTCGTAACCATTGAAATCTAAGGAATATGCGCAAATTTCGTTGATCGGACAATCATCATCACTACTGCattttgctaaaaaaaaaagatttttgtttgaaGAAATTTTCTGGAGAATGTCTCAAGAATCTCGCAATGTTTGCAGCATACTCTTTCACTACTACGATTAAGCTCCAACAATTGGTGACCCCGACGTGATCAAAAGTAGCCGAAGTTaagttgaaaataaagaagaacTTTAAAATGGCCCCACTACAATTACTGTTTATTAATGTTGAAATACTATTTGTCTGGGGGTAGCTGATCGCTGATGAAATGAAGTACAATTATGTCTTGATCTCAAGATCAGAAGTATTGGTCAGAAGAACGAGAAGTTCTGTGCAAGTCTTCATCAATGGTCAATTATGATAAATTATAAGAATAATTATAAGAAGAATAGATTTggcaaaaaatcattataattcCTAAGATGTCTGACTTTAGTTGGCACCGTCATACAGAATTGTGGTCTTCAACATTTATGCTCAGAAGGTAACAAGACGAGGTGGTTGTTGAAACGTAAAGAAATCAATGCCAGGAAATCAAAAACGGTGTCTTGGAAACAATTCCAAGGCAGACGACAGACTGCAAACGGCAGGCTACACTTTGGTACAGGTATATGGCATCATCTCCCTAAGTCATTGGCAGTACCACTTCACATCCTCGCTATACCATAATTATTTGTGTAACAAGATCAGGGGTTGTTATTAACACGGCAAAGATCAAAACTGAGGTTGCTTGTGGATTCAAGTCCTCAATTGTAGTGCTTAGGCCTCAAACGACGTCGGCTTTAATTCTTTGCCCGCGATGATAAAGCTTCGTGATCTTGTTAtgcaaataattattgtatacCAAGCTTCAAAGTATTATTTCTAATGATTTAGGAAAATAAACGGCGAAGTAGAGACAGTACTTGATGTCTACTGCTCATGTCAAAGTGCTGAAAATTATAGTTGCAAATTAAGTCGCCGTAATCGAAGAGTCAAGTGTCAAAGTAACGAGAAAAATGAAGAGAGGGTTAGTAACGTGGTCTCTTTACTACTTAGGTTGGGACACTTTCACAATGACTGGAAGCTGTTAAACTGACATTTAGTGCTGTACTTAGTCAACATCACCATGCAGAAAGTCAGCTATTTGTCTACTAAATTAAGACTTATTGTCAGGTTATCAGCTTGGTATAGCCAGTTAGATGATGTCAGCGTAGTGGACTGCTTCACCTATTTGGGCGTATCTGCTACAAAGACGGCGAAATGCGGAAAAGAATCGTAGCTGCTAATAGGGCGTACTTCTCGCTGATACGTATCTCCTAATCGAAAAGCATATCCGCATAATCGTCTTGTAGAATACGAGGAGAGACTAAATATTTTCGAGAGGAAGATAATGAGAAGAATTTTGGGGCTCGTTATGGAGAACAACCTTTGGAGGCCTAGGTACAACCACGAATTGTATTAGCATTTTAAGGAACACTCCCTGTctgattttgcgaaaattcAAAGCCTAATGATAAATAGCGGCATGCAGGGAAAGAAGCTAATCGGAAGACCGATGAAAAGATGGGAGGACGCAGTGGAAGTGGATGGGAGTGCGGAGTTGGAAGAGAATGGCTCTGGATAGGAGAGAGTGGAAAGGCAGATTGAAAGAGGCCAAGGCATGATTTGAGATGTAGCACCATAGGAGGTATGGGAGGCGTCAAATAGATTCcaataagattttaaaattgattacaaGATGTTGCAAACCTGAAGCCTGCGAAGAGAGGCTTGAAAGACCAAGAAAGCTGCCATAATGGTGGAAAACAATATCTTCATATGAATTTAAAGGAGTTTACGTGAGTTTCTGGTGAATGGGGTTTTCTATAGTATTCCTTTATTTCAGCCATTTAGCACATCTGTTATTTGAATAATTCTGGTATGTTAGACATTTCGGAATTATAACAGTATTAAGGCTTCTTAATTCATTCCCAGCCCTCAATCAACAGATTGTTTTGATTAATGTTAAAGAGTGAATCTGTGAAAATCGTTCGGTTTTAACCTCATTTGTTAGAACTGAGAAGTGCAAAAAGAGAATATACTTAAGGAGTACTTAAGAAAGAGTTATGTATAATGTAAGTATGGATAATATAATGGTGATGTTCATTTATTAGGACTCTCCCATCTGTGTTAGGAAACCAGCTTGCTACTTGATTCTCGTTTCGCAAAACCATTCTGGCTTGGGACCATGATGCTAACATAGACTGTAAGCCAAGCCACGAGTGGACCAATTCTAGAAGAATTAATTAGACCAGGGGATCTTAAAACCAACAAATCGTACCCAACAAGTCCGTCAAAAAGCACATGGAAGAGTCGATTAGCGAATCCCAAGATGAAATCAATCCAGTTTGATGCAGCCTTGTTTGTTGGAACTAGTGTAGTATAAGAACTAAACTAATATAATGATGAAGTTCTTTAATAAACAACCATACCGTGTAGCTGCTTACAATAATAGTATGGGAATGATGATTGGTTGGGTTGCCTgcacttttttataaattttataaacctCATCAGTCAGAAATTAGCACTCAGTTCCTGATTTACAGTTACTCAGAACAAACAGTGAAacatttatacatatttacaattatcttatttatacatatttaaacaaatccaTAATAATTACCTGCTGGTTCACAAGTAAATCCATTTCCTTGATATCCAGGATTACAAACACATATTGCTTTACCAGTATCGTAATCTTCAGTACAAGCGGCGTGcatatcacaaatatcatCGGTCATACAAGATTCTTCGACCTCTTCGCACCTATAACCATCTCCTTTATAACCAGGTTTACAAACGCAACTATACGTTGATTGTAGATACGGCGTGTGAATACATTCCGCGTTGTGATCAcaattatgtaaatatttgcaagtaactaaaaacaattaatcaaTACCAATTTATTTCTTACATTAACACAACTTACATTCATCACTTCGTTTCGTTGTAATCTCTTGAGTGGTTATTTCAACTTGTAGTTGAGGAATTTCCGTTAAATTGTTGTGATTTTCTGTGCAATTATATCCGTCTCCTATGTATCCGTGAATACAAGCGCAAGAGTATTTGCCGGATTCCTCATCGATTCCGCAATAACCGTATGGTGAGCAATTGTTGATGTAATAACAACTTTGGCTTGTTATTGGTACGCAAGATTGGCCATCCCCGGTGAATCCTGCCATACATTGACAAGTTGCAACTGTGCTTTGAATACATTCCGCGTTTTCTGAACAAGTAACCGTTGTGCAAGATATGGCATTATCGCAAAATCTTCCATCTCCTTCGTATCCCGGTTTGCACTCGCATCGAAAACCGCCCAATTCGTTGATACAGTTCGCGTTAAAATCGCAATCGTGAGATCCGATTTGACATTCGTTTATATCGGAACACAAAAATCCACCGTCTTTATAAACTTCGTGATAACCCGGATTACAGATACATCTATACGTGTCATCGTCGACAACGCAAGATGAATTTGGGGTGCAATGTTGTCTTCCTTCTTCGCAAGGATCGACATCTTCAAATGGTCCGATTTTGTTGCTCAATCCGTATCTTATAATTTGTTCTTTCCCTTCGTAAccgataaaattattaccaaCTCTTAATTTCCACGTTGTTCCTGGAGGTGTGTTGTTgtatttacaataattaaataaaaagtgttgttTAATTTGGAAAGGTACTTCAACTAGGTAATTTCTTGAATTGTTGTATTTTAGTATTCTCGTTGATGTGGATTGTATAACTCCTGGATTAGTTAACGTATATTCTTCTGTGTATTTTGTGATAGTTGCGTTAGCTTGAGGTAAAATTGGGATAACTCCCTTTATATCAACTTCTAATCGTAATCGATCAAAAACGTCGAGTCctaaatatttttggttaaTAATTAAGGTGTCGTTAGTAAGGGGATAATGAATTTCAGCGGTATGATTAAAGATACCACCAGTTAATTGAAAACCGTTTAAAGCTGTTTTAACTGGTTTTGCGAAAACCCACCCCATTGTACTCCCTAAAATTTGCAAAGTCTGACTTGAATATCCAATCTCTTTAGGTACTTTAGAAACTGCCGTATAAATCCTTGCATCTCTCATAACAACGTAACACTGTAAATCtaaattttcgaaaacttCCCCGTTGATTTCGCCGTTTACTTTTCCGGTCACGCGGAAATCGGCATCTCGTTTCACGCAGTGTTTTCCATTGCCGTAATATTGTGATTTACACTCGCAACAGAAGCCATCGTCGTAATCAACGCATTTTCCCTGGCTGTGACATAACGATGATGATTCAGCGCATCTTTTCGGAGCGACATCGACTTCATCGTAAAGATCGGGTACTTCTATGTCTTTTGTTTGATCAACTTCGCCAATTTTGAACATCCATTGCCCGGGAAGTCCTCTATTTGATAATCTTTCCAAGTTTCTTATTCTTTCTGATCCGGAGCCGGGAAGAAGATAATATCTTCCATCGGGAGCTATAATCCCCGCTTGGGCTCGTGCATCTGGCAGTCCCGATCCATCACCCGTCCCTTGTAACCATTGTATTCCGTTTTCTGGATATAAAAATTCAACGTACGTGTCATCGTTATCCGAGATTAAAGCAACTTGAAATGTGTTGGTTTTATCGGTGCCGTTAACGTGGTAACCAACATCTTCCCAGGTTACTATGAAGATGCTGGTGGGATCGAACATATCTGCGTCTAAAAAGCTATCTCTGATATCGCTCGTTGCTCTATCAATCGATTCGAAATCGTCcgtttctaaataaataactcTACCGGCGGCTTTTGTGTCAACATTTGAATAAAGTGGCGCCAACAAGGGGTACGCTAACGGAAATTCATAATTGTAGAACGTTCTGATGTCGTGTTGAAATGATAAAAGACCGTTGTTATTTACctagaaaatttatataattataatttttttatatacaaggtataatttgtgtttaaaaatatacaggtttctgtaaaatgttgattaatcctatgccacgacttacagaaacacctctgtatagataaatatatttgaatGTATTGAGTGTAGAccatttgttgatttaatttagatAACGTAAttattaaggttatgtttaaaatatcaaaagaaaGAATTGTCATTTCAAGcaaccatttaaaatttaggttggtaagCTTTGTAAAACTTAAAtcagttgtttttaaaatgacgtGAAGTGACATGAATACCTCCTTAAAAGGATACTATACTTAAAGTTTTCTCGTTTATTTTTGTCAAGTACCATGTTTAATATCCGTTAAGAATCGATTTTCATTTGGTAAGTTTTTATCCGTTTTCTTaacttttattgttgtttaattgaattgatgggatattgaggttatgtttcaaACGTCATTCGAAAATTATTCGTAATGTCAGTGTGTTGCGTTTCCATGGCAACCGTTTCAAGTTCAGGTTGGTAAACTTTgtaaaaattagtaaattttataattatttggTAAAGTCAATGACTTCATCCTCAAATAAGACGTTGTTTAGAGCTTAAagtgtttattttatgttagtgtttataaaaacaagttttttgGTAAGTTTTTGTTGTATTCTTCAATTTTCTGTGACGTTTAAACGAGTTAATGTGATTTTATGGTTATGTTCCAATTGttaatgataattaattattatttttttatatcacatttcTTAAAAAACTTAGTTTACACGTTAaggttttaaaaatcatacaAATTTAGACCAAATTTTGGTATTTTAGGGTTATGTTCAAAATATTAAGAGAAAGAATCGTCGTTTCCATAACAACCGCTTAAAATTCAGAATGGTTAactttgtaaaaattaaatcaattgttttaaaatgatttagtgACGTGATACCTCCTAAAAAGAAAGTGTTATATCTTGAAGTTTtctcgtttatttttgttaagtaCCGTGTTATAACATCCGTTAagaatcgatttttatttgGTAAGTTTTTACCCGTTTTCTTAActtttattgttgttaaattgaattaatgggatattaaggttatgtttaaaacgtCATTCGAAAATTAAACGTAAATGTCATTGTGTTGCGTTTCCATGGAAACCGCTTCAAATTCAGGTTGGTAAACtttgtaaaaatttgtaaattttatcataaccTCGCACtataaacgaaaaatatttttatacataccGGGTGTTCCATAACGAAGTACTGAcataaacatgttattttaaatggaacgatataAATTCTGCagacaaaaataatatattgacTTTGATAAGACATGTTGATCCCTagtgcttttagtttttgagttattttaattagaatcTGTTTTTAGCAATTAACACTATATCTTTTAAATCTGATCTCAGTGAGCGGTTgagctagaaagttcaaaattGGTATTGTTTCTCCTTGGATATCCTCCATATCAAATGGAACATTGGTTATATCGGTctatcttatacaggatgttcaaaaatgtaactACTGTTTTACAAATCTTCAGTACATGTTCCTATCCCTAtcagattttgagatattgcggaattaatcaaaatcatgCAACGAATGGgagaatttgtttattttttagtagGCCATGAAGTCTTCCAACAGTTTTCATGAGTATTTGTGGTAGGCTGCGCAAATTTAGCCCTTCAAGCAGTGATCGTTCTGCTTCATAGCAAAAAAATCGTTACTACAGATATACAAGATTGACTAAATCACGAAGATTAAGTTCTAGGATATGAGATTCTTTGAAATGAAGAGATTGTTGCAGAACATTGAGTTAGTTAAAAACAATcttgttaattataaatatataactgatttatttttgagttaattttgattgaattaaGTGACCTGGgtcaaaatttatcaaattgtttcatattatataatagttatttatttgggccaaaatgaaaatattcgGTTTAAAACGCGTCTTAATTAAGTTTACTTTACTTAATAGGATCAATAACCTACTCATAAGTATAACGAGCGTTGTTCGCATTCGTTGACCCCTAACGCATCTAATAAGATAACccgcgattttttttaagagaAATGGGTTAAAACTTACGAATATTGTCCTGTATTTGGTTCCGTAGAAAGTGATCGGTTGTATTAGAGGTACTTCTTCGGATACGTCATCCCCTTTCGGTAATTCTTTCCCATCTTCGTACCTGTACAAAAGGGATTTATCTAATCCCAATACGGGAGGAGCAGGTGTTATTATTAGTAAATGTAAACACAAGAAAATCAGCGCAGTGTTAATCCTCTGCATCTTGAAGCTGCACTGAGCCAAGTTCTTCGACGCCTTGGGTCTTATCACCGCCGCAAGTTAAATAAAGAAGAGTTCACAGTTCAAATTCtgtttgattttaatattaagagGCAGTTTTGTATCGCTTaaacaagatttttattttcgttctaCTTACCTAATTAGGTAATAAGGCATGTGCcaatagataaattaattaaaccagATATGAgataaatattactttatttttttttcttaaatacaaCTGCATTATTATCTAACAGCTATCATACAAAGAATCGATGCTCGTTAACTCgttaacaatataaaaaatcatatataaataaatatagtaattttacattaattacaaTGATAAGGACAAAACAATAACTTGTATGTTCAATTTAATAATCGTAATAATAGACAATAATCGTAATAATTAGGTAGTATCACAAAGAAAACGTTATACGCACGAGAATCTTttgtaatcatttttttttaatatcttttaatcTGTCACAGTGCTACGTGTTAtcgttataaaaatcgtatttTCCTATCCGATCGttggtaaaaaaaatgaaatcagAATCCGATGAGatcaaaaaaattgacaaGCAGTCTTAAGAGAGGGTTATAGGTAGTATAAGGTATACtcgtatcaaaaaagattggCAAGATATATCAATCGTTGATCCCATAAGTGAAATGATATGCGCGGGTGGAATGGATGatgattgaaaatgaaatgatttttttaccCCTGTATGTCTTTGGCcacaaaatgaaatatatacATTAATTTGTATTGTCACGAAtacattttaacaatttttaaattaatttattaaagcaacttatttcaaaaagtaTCATAATATATTCGCAACATCAGATTttattacagtaaaatctcgatataacggacatcGTTAGAACGAATTTCGGATATAACGAACAAATATTATCTATTGAatacatcagtatatttaaatataaatgttagcgctcatagatagaatccaacttgggttatatttttgttctaTTCCATGGTTATAGATAAAttcggggtattccccgagttctctatacgatatataaatcaaggacgtagttctagttttaattgttattcagcgctaaattgttatacatttgtattgaactaaaagtagaactaactctagacctagaatttgaaacattcaggtttagtcgtatgtctcttaagacggctaaatgtttctaattctatgTTAGAGATGAAAGAGGAGAATAGTCTCAGAGGTAATTTTCACATCGTGGCTCCCTCTGTCGGTCTTGACAAAACTCGGACTATGAAATATGGCATGGTAGATGCGGGATATGCTAtgaatattgaaattattttcttaaattttatcaaaatcagaAGTTAACAGACCCTCATCGAGTTCCACACTCGATGGTTTTACTGATGTTCCATCAAAAGTTGATCAAGAGAAGCTAGAAACTATTCGCTAGGGCTGTGTTTGctattgttgaaaataatgaCTGGCAATCACTTTTTAAACATTTGAGATCATCTTTCAAAATCCCCACacgttatttattatcaaataaattgcTGGACTCCGAGCATGAAAGAGTTGACGCAgacattaaaatgaaaattggagAAGCGCATGCTCTTTACCTTACAGAGGAAGCAACCAACGGAACGAATCCatacttaattttattatgattacACCAAACTCtgtgttttataaaactttgcCAATAAATATTTGTCGACATACTGCAGAATATATTGCTGAAAAAACCGATGACATTTTGAGAGAAGTTGGTTCTGAAAAATTCTTTGCTACAGTAACCAACAATGCCAGTGCAATGGTTAAAGCAAGAAATATACTTCATGCAAAGTATAAACATAtttctgtttatggatgcattGCTCATAGgctaaatttgttaattggagacattttaaaaatgaaaaccaTGTCTACTATTATCGAAGATGTTAAGGCTGTCATCAAAGAAATTGACAATGAAAACTGAAAGAAATGACACCAAAGCTGCCTTGATCCCCATCAATTTTTCATAGTTTAAAAAGTCTTCTTGATACAAAAGTATGCATTAAAAACATTAGCAGTTTGTGAAATAGTTGAAGATATAACTACTCAGTAAACGAGTTGCAAAGTTGATATTGGATGAGAATACTTTTTGGGTAAAAGTTTCAAAACTTTATGAGCTAATAAACTCTATTGTTAAATACATAACCCAACTGGAAGGAGATAAACCAAGGTTGAGCCAAGTAGCTGAATGCTTTTAGCAGTTGGAAAGTCATTTTGAAACAGCCCTTTCCTCAAACCCTTTGCTTAACCAAGAGGAAAGCGAagtaaataactttttagttAAGAGAAAGAAAGCAAATGGCAATAAATCTTATCCATTTTGCTGCAAATATTCTAGAtccaaattttaatggaataCATCTTAATAGAGAAGAACAAATACAAGGAACAGAGTTTATAGACAATATGGCTACTGTAACAAGCTCATATGAGTCTGCAGAGGTAATGGCAGAATTGGCCCTTTATTCCCCATCCATTATTCATGGTTTAAAAAGTCTTCTTGATACAAAATATGCATTAAAAACAGTAGCAGTTTGCGAAACAATTGAAGATATACTCAGTAAACGAGTTGCAAAATTGATATTGGATGAGGATTGTTAAATACATAACCCAACTAGAAGGAGATAAACCAAGGTTGAGCCAAGTAGTCCTTTCCTCAAGCCCTTTGCTTAACCAAGAGGAAAGGGaagtaaatttttagataagaCAAAGCAAAtggcaataaattttatccATTTTGCTGCAAATATTCTAGAtccaaattttaatggaattcATTTTAACCATTTAAGTCccgatttatttataacgttaTTTATATCGTGACGAGTCTGACTCGTCAAATGTACTCAAGGGGTTAATAGAGAAGAACAAACAGTTAATGGCAGAATTGGTCCTTTATCGATCTAAAGAAGGGTTATTTGGAAAACCATATGTTTTAAAATCCGTGGAAAAACTACATCCCGTTGTATGGTGTTTTTGGTCGTTTAAGTAAAGTTGCAATCAAGATACTAAGTATGCCTGCGTCGAGTGCAGCAACAGAAAGAAGTTTCAGCACACTGCAAAAAGAAATCGGTTTACGGCTGAAGGAGCTCTATTAGATTCATGTGAGACCAGCGAAATGCACCTGGAAACATCCACAAGTTCTGCCACCGAAGGCAATGAAGACCTTtctgatattaaaataattgaatgaGGTGATTTGGAAACTTTGCCAGAGCTCTCTAAAAGTTTATTAGATTCGAactaataatttgttttttgttttttttaacgcCAAATATATTCTAAACATTATAAATAAGTCCTCCATAGTAATTAATCCCATAAATATGAACCTTGTCACATTATAGCCGTCAGACTGAATTTGCTGAGCTGTATTTGTGTTTATAGCTTGTTCTCaaaaaattctcaaaattgagAACATTCtcctatttctttttctcaagAATTTTCCATCTCTATTCTAGGTCTAggtttagttctagttttagctcCATGATAaatagaactagaactaacactagcgtTAGAatcaacactagacctagagctagaaacattcgcgtttagccgtcttaaaaaacgttcggctaaatccgcatatttctacttctaggtctagtcttaattctagttttaattcagcgctgacgtcacgaacggacCTTCGAGCTGTGGTTGTAGCAGTCCTCTTAGATTCTACCGTCcttggtataaatataaacccaCGTAGACTGAACGTAACGGTGTGAATAGCCCGACTTtgtatgaattaaaattatttatatagcGAACAATCTCTATCCCgcattaatccgttatatcgagattttactgtactTGGACACTTGATTCGgattcatttattattttacttttgaCAATTAGTTGAGAAATGAGCCAATTTCAAATTCACAACCGATTGTCAACGAAAAGTGTTGGTGCATACCTCTACCgagttttatctttaattatttcgaaTACTAAAAAGATAAAACTTTGTGGTTTTGGTATACAAATATTATGCGATTCgacttttataaatttattttttaaatttatttgaaagcCCTTTTTCGGCCGATAACTGAACACATCGACGACGTTCGCAAGTTCTTCGATTAAGCttagaataaaaattgttcttcCTGAGTATTGGGTTCTTCCTCAAAAAGATCCAGTCTTCGATTAGAAAAAACGCGGAAGTAGAAAAAATGGCCGAAgcgattgtttttttaa
Proteins encoded:
- the LOC111427827 gene encoding nidogen, with amino-acid sequence MQRINTALIFLCLHLLIITPAPPVLGLDKSLLYRYEDGKELPKGDDVSEEVPLIQPITFYGTKYRTIFVNNNGLLSFQHDIRTFYNYEFPLAYPLLAPLYSNVDTKAAGRVIYLETDDFESIDRATSDIRDSFLDADMFDPTSIFIVTWEDVGYHVNGTDKTNTFQVALISDNDDTYVEFLYPENGIQWLQGTGDGSGLPDARAQAGIIAPDGRYYLLPGSGSERIRNLERLSNRGLPGQWMFKIGEVDQTKDIEVPDLYDEVDVAPKRCAESSSLCHSQGKCVDYDDGFCCECKSQYYGNGKHCVKRDADFRVTGKVNGEINGEVFENLDLQCYVVMRDARIYTAVSKVPKEIGYSSQTLQILGSTMGWVFAKPVKTALNGFQLTGGIFNHTAEIHYPLTNDTLIINQKYLGLDVFDRLRLEVDIKGVIPILPQANATITKYTEEYTLTNPGVIQSTSTRILKYNNSRNYLVEVPFQIKQHFLFNYCKYNNTPPGTTWKLRVGNNFIGYEGKEQIIRYGLSNKIGPFEDVDPCEEGRQHCTPNSSCVVDDDTYRCICNPGYHEVYKDGGFLCSDINECQIGSHDCDFNANCINELGGFRCECKPGYEGDGRFCDNAISCTTVTCSENAECIQSTVATCQCMAGFTGDGQSCVPITSQSCYYINNCSPYGYCGIDEESGKYSCACIHGYIGDGYNCTENHNNLTEIPQLQVEITTQEITTKRSDEFTCKYLHNCDHNAECIHTPYLQSTYSCVCKPGYKGDGYRCEEVEESCMTDDICDMHAACTEDYDTGKAICVCNPGYQGNGFTCEPAAKCSSDDDCPINEICAYSLDFNGYECICKDGLVRDTQNICVQLEGNCDGATCHESADCLFDDVLETHYCSCKSEYMGDGIAECKLRPVGCNINNNCGINAKCELNSTSQLYECQCLEGYFGNGFVCYQEKNCNNEPSMCDPYARCVTDASRKFVCECNPGFIGNGTFCKAIPKHDGNFVLLNQGMATLKIPFNYDGRSFIKPVQVRPMQVAVGLDVDCMEGRIYWGDISGKAIRSSNYLGNDKKVFLDTDIRAPEGISIDWVSRNIYWTDANKRTIEVANIDTRLRRVLFKTDLSNPRGIAVHPQRGKLFWSDWKRSKPKIEWSNTDGTGREVFVNETVVVTPNSLVIDFDREHVCYADAGTNSIECIHIDTRFRQTIASNCTKPFGVAVSSDKIYWSDWISRKINVVNKDTLTRLKPISVPLGSPKDKIYEVVAVPDQCPTQYNVCQYKNQCPTGHICLPDGKGSRRCLCGISINSPQDTATCNDM